Proteins found in one Crassostrea angulata isolate pt1a10 chromosome 3, ASM2561291v2, whole genome shotgun sequence genomic segment:
- the LOC128176399 gene encoding organic cation transporter protein-like — protein sequence MEYDEVIKKFGSFGNYQKRLYFVLFLPIIFNSFSSPVTNFLLGEQLHRCRVPGLPNDTFEIQNDYHKYLINLSIPLKADGDYEQCLVVKNGSLEKCTDWVYDRSMFTNTVNSQFNLVCDQKLMRSHAVMAYFIGTVVSTVVFLPLGDIVGRRYMVCISTSLTFIANIAMPFSTSVFMFSVCRFFDGFCGNCLYMASFIIAMEFVGPKHRIISGTCILLVYCLGEYILLLLGYFIRDWKWLQFTLAVPMVIPLIYWWPKVLPESPRWLISRQRYREALKILRYAAKVNKVELDESNCSNVNVGHDDGILKIIKELIRTPKLVIRSCIMLMNWFVISFIYYGLTINMGKLDGNLYVNFLVGVTVEGLGYLLCFVMNKTGRKPLHLTVMFGSGFGCLLSILPALFLDSSYTWLLVAFAMIGKFGISAAIGEIYIYTGELFPTVVRSFILGFCGVGARVGATLSPYIYHLADGRFGEALPLIIFGGSTIIVAALSIKLPETKGRKLLEKVKDAEHEDDISSDECEKEMFSTNEKLEYTSSESSQL from the exons ATGTCGGGTTCCTGGCCTACCAAACGACACGTTTGAAATCCAAAATGATTACCACAAATATTTGATTAACTTATCCATACCCCTAAAGGCAGACGGTGACTATGAACAATGTCTGGTGGTCAAAAACGGTTCACTGGAGAAATGTACTGACTGGGTGTACGACCGTTCCATGTTTACCAATACTGTCAATTCACAG TTTAACTTGGTCTGTGACCAGAAGTTGATGCGGTCCCATGCTGTCATGGCGTATTTCATTGGAACAGTAGTATCAACCGTCGTGTTCCTTCCATTAGGTGACAT AGTGGGCCGCCGGTACATGGTCTGTATAAGCACATCCCTTACCTTCATCGCCAATATTGCTATGCCATTCTCCACCAGTGTATTCATGTTTTCTGTTTGTCGATTCTTCGATGGTTTTTGCGGAAACTGTCTTTACATGGCGTCTTTCATTATAG CTATGGAGTTTGTCGGGCCAAAACATCGCATAATATCCGGTACTTGTATCCTGTTAGTATATTGCCTAGGCGAGTATATTCTTCTCTTACTTGGATACTTCATTCGAGACTGGAAATGGCTACAATTCACACTGGCTGTTCCTATGGTCATTCCTTTAATATATTGGTG GCCTAAGGTCTTGCCAGAATCACCTCGTTGGTTGATCTCCCGACAACGCTATCGAGAGGCTCTGAAAATTCTCCGATACGCTGCCAAGGTAAACAAAGTCGAACTCGACGAAAGCAACTGCTCCAATGTCAACGTTGGACACGATGACGGGATTCTGAAAATTATAAAGGAACTGATCAGAACTCCAAAACTTGTGATCCGGTCCTGCATTATGCTGATGAATtg GTTTGTTATATCGTTCATCTACTACGGTCTTACCATAAACATGGGAAAGCTTGATGGGAACTTGTACGTTAACTTCTTAGTTGGAGTGACTGTCGAAGGACTTGGTTATCTTCTCTGTTTCGTGATGAACAAGACGGGTAGAAAACCCCTGCACTTAACAGTGATGTTTGGAAGCGGATTTGGCTGTTTGCTATCTATTTTGCCTGCGCTGTTCTTAGATTCAT CTTACACCTGGCTTTTGGTTGCATTCGCTATGATCGGGAAGTTTGGAATCTCGGCTGCTATTGGTGAAATCTACATTTACACCGGAGAGCTGTTCCCTACTGTAGTTCGAAGTTTCATTCTAGGCTTCTGTGGAGTTGGAGCGCGAGTCGGGGCAACACTTTCTCCATATATATACCATTTA GCTGACGGAAGATTTGGGGAAGCTCTTCCTTTGATAATATTTGGAGGTTCAACCATTATCGTAGCAGCTCTGTCTATTAAACTTCCGGAGACGAAGGGTCGTAAGCTCTTGGAAAAGGTCAAGGACGCAGAGCACGAGGACGACATTAGCAGTGATGA GTGCGAGAAAGAAATGTTTTCAACTAATGAGAAGCTTGAATATACGAGCAGTGAATCCTCACAGTTATaa